In Lolium rigidum isolate FL_2022 chromosome 7, APGP_CSIRO_Lrig_0.1, whole genome shotgun sequence, the DNA window CAAGTCAAAGAGGTGAAAATTGACAATGTGTCAACTCTTAGTGGGGTCATTTCACAGATATTTGACAAAGCTTTGATGGAACCAACTTACTGTGAAATGTATGCAAACTTGTGTTTCCTTTTGGCTGGTGCACTCCCAGACTTTAGTACGGACAATGAAAAGGTTACATTCAAGAGGTTGATGTTGGACAAATGTCAAGATGAGTTTGAGAGGGGCGAACGAGAAGAAGCTGATGCAGACAAACCAGAGGAGGAAGGTGAGGTTAAGCAAACCAAAGAAGAAAGGGAAGGAAAAATAGTTAAAGCTCGTAGGCGTATGCTGGGGAACATTAGGTTGATTGGAGAATTGTACAAAAAGAGGATGCTTACGGAGCAGATCATGCATGACTGCATTAAGAAATTACTGGGTAGTTGCCAGAATCCAAATGAGGAGAATATTGAAGCACTATGCAAATTGATGAGTACAATCGGAGAGATGATAGATCATCCAAAGGCTAAGGAACATATGGATGCATATTTTGATAGGATGCACAACTTGTCAACTAGTCAGCTGATATCTTCCCGTGTTAGATTCCTATTGAGAGATTCAATCGATCTCAGGAAGAACCAATGGCACCAACGGCGTAAAGTGGAAGGCCCCAAGAAGATTGATGAGGTTCACATGGATGCAGCTCATGAAAGACATGGTCAGTTGAGTAGTTTAGCTCGTGGTCCAGTTGTTAGTTCTTTTCCAAGAGGAAGGGTAACctctatcggttatggctctggtGGCTCAGCAGCACCATTGGTATCTCCATGTCCGCAGCAACGAGGCCATGGATTCGTTAATCAGGATACCCAGTTTGAGCAGGGAAGACATCAGTTAGACAATAGAACAGTTCCCCTTCCCCAGGGGTCTGTCAAGAAGGAAGCTGTCACTCGTGGACCACGAGGTAACCTAGCTAGGGGTATGTCTTTAAGAGGGCAGCCACCGGTATCAAATGCTAAACTTCCTAGTGTTGCTGACCATCACACAATTGTATATGGTACAGGGTATAATTACATGGCTTCGAACGCAAGAGAGGACGCTAGGTCGAGAATTCCAGATGGAAGTTCTTGGAGGAAAGCACATGCTACAGAATCTGCTGGATTTTTACACAAACCTGCCAGTCAGGATGGCCGCTTAGGTGATAAATCATACTCTGGCGATGATCTGAGAGGGAAACCTACTGCAGCCATCTGGGAAAATTATAGGTAATACACTAGAAGTGTTCAAACACGATATTTCTTCAATATACAGCAGTCTTTAACTTAACAACTGCGCTTTTGAACCTTTAAAAGTGATCCCTGTCTTACTACTACTTAAGGTTATTatatttgtttggaacaaatacaTGTCAATCTTTTGAGTACTGCTATTGCGAGACTAGCATGTCTCGATTTTGCATTGCTTGTTTTTCGCTTAATGCTTCCTACCGGTTCATTTttgcatctttgcaaattttgaaGCATATGAGCATCAAAGTGCTCATTTATGAGGTTGTGGTGGCAATTCTTTTTCTTATGTCCAAATTCAAACAGCTTTGAAGCAGAAAGGGTACCGGTTCACCTTCATAAATATGCAGACCCTTCCAGGCCACCTCAAAATGGACAGTATATTATCATTTCCTAATATTGTTGCCTCGATA includes these proteins:
- the LOC124671684 gene encoding eukaryotic translation initiation factor 4G-like; this translates as MPPTKRAPDDWEDVAGMSTPKLQCSGSGNQSSVGQVRDSHTNEANGRKKYSRDILLNFAHQCSGLPRGIRMDTVTSAVFKGVAVKYYIDREPNPSPRRGPDRPRSRGGRQCAAMDDGKWSTKPGVPFSPGCDTHIDLTNSPSRNYRGASGVPHCVLRNPRGGLLVGPMQSMAVQAPCSSSDADRWEQKGLILSPVMPMQIMHKAQEKYVVGKVSDEEQAKQRQLKAILNKLTPQNFDKLFEQVKEVKIDNVSTLSGVISQIFDKALMEPTYCEMYANLCFLLAGALPDFSTDNEKVTFKRLMLDKCQDEFERGEREEADADKPEEEGEVKQTKEEREGKIVKARRRMLGNIRLIGELYKKRMLTEQIMHDCIKKLLGSCQNPNEENIEALCKLMSTIGEMIDHPKAKEHMDAYFDRMHNLSTSQLISSRVRFLLRDSIDLRKNQWHQRRKVEGPKKIDEVHMDAAHERHGQLSSLARGPVVSSFPRGRVTSIGYGSGGSAAPLVSPCPQQRGHGFVNQDTQFEQGRHQLDNRTVPLPQGSVKKEAVTRGPRGNLARGMSLRGQPPVSNAKLPSVADHHTIVYGTGYNYMASNAREDARSRIPDGSSWRKAHATESAGFLHKPASQDGRLGDKSYSGDDLRGKPTAAIWENYR